GAAATGAAATAACAGTTCTCCATTGGGTAAAAATCAATTCTTTTTGGGATGATAAGATTCCAAACCATACCTAGATTTgaaaacataattaaaaaattatggaTTCTAAGATTGAGAAATTTAGAATTCCTACTTGAAGAAGCATTCTTGGAAAACAAAGTGAATAGATTGGGTTTTGATGATTGATTTTGAAGGGAAATCTAAAGTTATAGAACAAGAAACACAACCAATAGCTCAATAACTGCAAAGAACAAATTAGGAAGTTATGTGCGTGATAGAGAGATTATGATCTCGATGCATcgagaagaaaaagataagaagaaCGAAACATgaaaaagatatgggaaaggcTGCCATCACCCGCAGTACCCAACCTTGAAATCACCAACCgttcaaccaaaacaaaaaaaatccaaccgtTCTCTAAGATTGGATGGCTTTCTTGCTCAAGTGCAAAGGGATGCGACAATGGTTATGGACGTTGTgagggcggcggtggtggtgacaGGGCTaagtggtggtggcagtggtggtggtgaccaTTACTCACACTCGGAGAAACGGCCAGagatgtttttagggttttgatatggttagggtattattggaatatcacAAAAATAAGGGCATCTTGGGGTTTAAATGTAATTAgggtgatgatgtcatcacttaacagcccttTTTAACGGCAAGaagtacggttgatagaatcttgggaatgcagggaggggagagtcatttcTCAAAACCCAGGGAGGGTTTGTCATTAGACCATAATCGAGGgaggggagtaatttactcttttttttccttgtagaaggaattcttccttttttatggGTGAAGAAAATTCTTCCTTTTTATTGGTGAAGAAAATTAGTCATGGAagtattgttttcttttaaaaaacaaaaattattgaacatttgatctctctctctagaaAGGATAGAATTCTGTAAAAAATGATTGGTATGGTGCGGTGGCCGGTTGGTGGGTCAATCCTTATTCCCAATAATTATTTTGAGATAATGTAATAAGCAAGCAAATAGAAATGAAATAACAGTTCTCCATTGGGTAAAAATCAATTCTTATTGGGATGATAAGAGAAGGGACTGCGTATGTTACATATCTATAGGTGTGTTTCGAATTTGACACCTTTTAGAggagtgggttttttttttatttttgtattttttcggtTGAAAGAAGATTCATTGAAAAACAGTCATTACAAGTAGTGGCCTCTTTCTCACAGAGATTCAGAAGCCATAGAGTGGAAATTGGCCAATCCATCGGTGACTCAACCGACAGGGCTAATTGGGCCAAGGAGTCTGCAACCACATTAGACGACCTTGGAATAAAGCAAAAAGACAGGCAACAAAAGAGCTTTGAAGTTGAAGAATATCAAAGCCCACAGCATCAATCTCATAGTCGAAGCTTCTTGAATTCGGTTGTTGAATTAGGCTTAAGCAATCCGACTCCACCACAATATGAGATAAATGGAGTTTAGCCGCTTGAAGAAGACCCGTTCGATAGCAAGCCCTTCAACGTAAAGACTAGAATCACGGAGGTACCTGAAGAAAAAGCATGTATAAGAATCCCCGATTATCCCTGATGATGATCCCTAAACCTCCTTTACCAGAATTTTTAACCCATGCTGCATCACAATTGATTTTAAGGAAAGGCTCATTAGGGGGAGTCCaagaaagggaggaaggaaaattTCGCTCTTCAACTTCAACAGAGACTGAGGGAGGTTTGCAAACCACCGAAGAGAATTCTTGATGAGCTTTCTCAGCCATGGAAATAACTTGCTGTGGTGACCATTGCTTATTGTTGAAAATCAAATCGTTATGAGCCTTCCAAATGAACCAAAGTAGGAAAGAGGCCAGGGAGAATCGAGCTTGAGCCAGCTTTTTATCACTGCTGAAAATAGGATTCCAGCACTGCAACCAATCGCTTATCTTATTGGAAGTAGGCATAGAGGTTAACTGAGATAAGGATGAGCCAAACCAAACGGCTCTAGCAAAGGGACATGTAAGGAGCGTGTGACCAATTGTTTCCAAACTTTCCCCACATCTGAAGCAAGCCGGATTAATAGGAATTTTCCTGGCTATGAAACCTTCTCCAACCGCAATTCCATAGAGGAGTGGGTTTGCTATACGGATTGTGTGCAGTTTCATGCTATAGAAGAGGGGTATTATAGGAACATTAAAAATAGGAGCAGCATATGAGACATTGAACAAATAACATGCATCCCCtgtagtttgaaacaataacaaaacactTCCCCTAGTTTCACCTTTTATGTGCACCTGTCCTGCCCAGGTAAACAACAAAAGACAAAGAAATACCAGCTTAAGCTGGTTAAtacactccgatgcctaagtcagagaTTGCAACAGATAAGAATCCCAAGTTAAAGAACTTGAGCAAGAAAGAAATGAATTGAGTCCCCTTACCTTGGATGGATGTGTCTATGTATAGGTTCTGGATTCTATACGATATCCAAGCCGTGCTTGATTCTAGGCGATAATATTGGTTTCATGTAATCTTAGGTGGCAGGACCTCTGGTCAACACATGTATCGATTAGGGACGTGAATCCATTCGTTCGTTTGTTCGTTCTCAGAAGACTCAATTCTATAAAAATACCGAGGCGATTGGATCTTTGAACAGACTCATGagagtggatccgttcgttgttTCGCGCAACTTTAAGAATAGGGTCCAGCGGTTGGAAGAGCACCGCACGTCGCGTGGTGTCTGGTGCGCCCTCGGCAGCCCTTGAAAATCCGGAGGACCGAGTGTCGACCATGCCCGGTCGTATTCATAACCGCATCAGGTCTCCAAGGTGAACAGCCTCTGGTCGATGGAACAATGTAGGCAAGGGAAGTTGGCAAAATGGATCCGTAACCTCGCAAAAAGGATTGGCTCTGAGGGTTGGGCATGGGCGATGCTTGGGTTCGTTCGTGAATCCGTTCGAACCACAACATGAAATCCTTAGCTTGCTTAGTTCCCAGCCCAAAACCTTAGAGGTATTATGGCATTAGGGCTTTGAGAGGGTCATTGCCGGGTCCAACAAGGTCAAGTGGGCTTAGCCCTAGCTTGGTCTTGAAGACTCAATGATTGGAAGTCTTCCAAGGTTTCCACTCATTTGGGATTAGGTCAAGaagtttatacttttttgggttatggcttttctataaagtgtccttacctcttatgagaggtgtggatgagatgttgagggttgagacttcgaatcgatacatatttcgacatatgttcagttacggtccgaaccatactgggtgggtcgtttggggttattggggggcatttctgtatttttttgggttagggattttctataaagtatcattatctcttgtgagacgtgtggatgagatattATATGATTGGGAGACTTACAAATAAGCCCTTACCGTTAAGTTTAAACTATTAGCTATAATTGAACTTTTAAAAATGGCTATATTACCTTTCTATTTTTTGACATGCACTATTTgaaaaaatgaccatattaccctaaTTGGgcattactactactacttacAGAATACGCCCACAAATTCAAGGGAATCTACCGATATATAACTAGAAAATAGAATACCGCTAGGATATGAACCAGTCTGCAATTCCCAAAAAAGAGAAGCTCAGATTGGCTTCAAACTAGGATCGAGTGTTACTTTATAAGGGGTAAATAAAACCCTCGAAAACTCAATATGATCTGCTGAACAAATGAGGATTAATCAAAGAAACAATCTACCTGAAACACTACTCTAAAATAGGTACGAAATGGAGTACAAGTGAtgtattttccttttgatttttaatgttaAAATTGTTGTCCCCTTTCAAAATgcgagagagaaagaagtaTGACCTTGATGGTGCCCTTTAAATGCTTAACCAGCTCGGAATCTGGAGAGGGGTCATGGGAATGCTCTGCAAGTCGATACTAGAGGACTAGGAATGTTATTTTGAGATTGATGATGAAATGTGATTCTCAAGGAGGAAGGAGAATAATGGATGTGGAAAAGAATCATACCAGGAGGATTGCATAAGCCCGACCGGTCAatggagattttttttgtggACTGAAGAGTGTCAGTTTCAGTGGGTCGGTTGGGATCCTCGGAGTGTAGGGTAGGAGGAGACGAGTTTGAGAATTCGGATGGTGTAGAAAATGCCTTGGTGGAGTGGgcagaagaagtaaagaagaaaccaaatccTTTAGAGAGGCGAGGAGAGATCCTTAGTGCCTTATCAACATTTTGCTCAATGCCACTGTAACAAAGGTCGACCTTCTCCAGACTCCAATCTCTCCCTTGGCAGAGCTCTCTACCCTTCCAAGATCCTTGCCAGAAGATACCCCaactcctctctccttctccccttcttcacatctttcatcttctccatcGCTCCAATCCCCAACTTCCAACCTGGCCATGGCCTTGTCTTCATCTTCACCCTACGCACTGGTATCCACGGTGTTAGGACACCAGGAGTGGATATTGGATTATTGGGAGGGGCAAATGGCGGAATTATTAGCAGCGCAGCGAACGACGATCCTCTCCGATTTTGTCGACAAGCAAACCCATTTCAGGGAGGTGGAGAATCCTGATGCCAGACGGAAGCTATGGCTACCTTCACCGGAGCTGGAGCTTCACAagggcaaaaccctaaatcgatttaGGGATTTCTCggttggaggagaagaaggtaaataagggtaaaatgggaatTTAAAATAGGTTACTgaactaaaagggtaaaatggtcttttttactttcaaaactAACAGTTTATTAACACCGTGACCTTGATGACGTCAAACCTATTACGACGTCACGATGATGtcaaaattcagttttttttatttttataaatctgTTGGATAGTGGATTTTACCCGTCGTTTTGGCCGGAGCGTGGCGGCGGGTCCGGCCTCCTCCGGCAGTGATCCACCCACCAAAATAATCGTCTCGCCGAGTCTTTCATTCCagtataaaaattttcaaatttcgtTGGTGAAAAATTCCGACAGCAACCAAAATAAGTACGGGTTCACTAGAAAAAATTCGAAAAAAAATTCGTTCTTCGTCATTAAAAATCGATTCAAGTGCTCACACAAACAAACAATCGATTCTAAATCTGTatggatggctctgataccacttgttagaaaatccttGAGTCTTGTGCAACCTGAATCCATCTTCATATAGagatctagaacacgattgaataaaaGAATAGGAAAATAAGGTGTGCGTGTCACCCACGTATGTTGGCGAAGAACAACAAGAAGGAAAAACTTCGAAGCTTGATTCGTTCTCGAACAATAATTGATGACCACCTCCTTTAGGAGAGACTCCCTCGGTTTGGATCTTCCACAGCCTTCTCCTCCCACTTTGGCTTCCTTTCTTGTGAGAATAATAGAGAATAAGACCAAAAGGCTGCAGGGACCCTaaccatgtatttataataaatacaaaccTTAATCCAATCCACCCCTATAATGGAAAAGACTAGTATACCCCCAATATCATTAAAACTATTCCCAAACAAGGTTTATGCCTGCGAATCCACACCAATAGGTATGACATAATTAATTAATCCCACAGAAAAATCCTAACAGTAAACAATGAACCTCTGCGCCTATGCAACTACCGACCTTGACCACATCCCACCCTCCACCACTCAACCGCTGCAAGCTTGATTTTAGCAAGAAGACTAAGATGTACAGAGGGACTTGGAGATGTGAGCCTATGTCTAGGTGATGTTGGGGTTGGGATTGTAAGGGCAGGAAAAGGATGGTGCGGGGTGGCTGAGAGGGTGGGGCTGCATGATGGTCGTGTTCTcaaaagaaggaggaggaggaggaggaggagggggctGTTGTCGTATTCACAAAAGAAGGAATAACAAGGGGTGGGGTTGCAAGGAAGAGAGGGGCGGGAAGTAGGGTGTGGGTTGCACGACTAAGCGAGGAAGGTGGAGGCATgggtaaaaatgtcaaaaaatatGAGAGTGAGGGTGGGATACTATTCTAGGTAGTTTGTAAACCCGACCCCAAAAGTAGATGGTTTTGTAAATCCAAATGTATAATGGGTAGTTTGGTAAAAGAAAACCCGGAAGTGGATAGGAGTAAAAAggagttttcaaaaattatttgaaaaaatgaCATATTATTATGCCATTATAAAAGTTGTCATTgtcttgagttttttttttttcgagtacacatgtaaaatgacaaaatttgTCCTCGTAGAAAAAATTAAGTGTgttatacttaaaaaaaaagtaaggttaaaaattatttgatacCTTAAGGGGGTATtaataagaagggaaaaagaactttgtccggTACTGTGGTCTACACCAACACTCTCATgagtcactctctctcctctccatataaAATGACACctatgcccccttgttttgaaaagaagagagatagacacatgggagtgtggcctacgccagcactcccaggCAAAAAAGAGGCTACTTCCCTAATAAGAAACAccctataaataaaataagttgTTCTAAGTACACCTATGGAAATGTCATTCAGACAGTAGTTCATCTAACCTTTAATTTGAATACTGCTAACTTGTATATGTAAAGTTGATTATTGATGCTTTCATTGTAGAAATGGTGCCGATTGAGCGATTTGTTTCTAATTTACACGAAGTGCGCATGTTCCAAATCAGCAATCCATTTCTAATTTTTGTGGTTCTTGATTTTCCTATGGGGAAGGTATTCGTGCATAGGAGATTCTCTCATCAACTACATCAAATAGGGTGTGTAGGGGTTTTTCTGTCATTTTGAATAGGCAAAACTGCATTTGATGCAAGTTGTGCATGAAAACTTTGCCTTTTCCTATTTTGCAATGAAAAGGAAAACATGCTttacaaagaaaattttatcTTATTTGT
The sequence above is a segment of the Telopea speciosissima isolate NSW1024214 ecotype Mountain lineage chromosome 7, Tspe_v1, whole genome shotgun sequence genome. Coding sequences within it:
- the LOC122668774 gene encoding uncharacterized protein LOC122668774, which gives rise to MKLHTIRIANPLLYGIAVGEGFIARKIPINPACFRCGESLETIGHTLLTCPFARAVWFGSSLSQLTSMPTSNKISDWLQCWNPIFSSDKKLAQARFSLASFLLWFIWKAHNDLIFNNKQWSPQQVISMAEKAHQEFSSVVCKPPSVSVEVEERNFPSSLSWTPPNEPFLKINCDAAWVKNSGKGGLGIIIRDNRGFLYMLFLQVPP